The Halogranum gelatinilyticum genome contains a region encoding:
- a CDS encoding NAD(P)/FAD-dependent oxidoreductase has product MSDDASRETAATDGGVVEHRKLIIAGTGISGLTAAIYAARSNNEPLVFEGTEPGGQLTLTTEVDNYPGFPEGISGPELVNNMKTQAKRFGAEVKNGVLKSVDDSSRPFRVELTNGDVYTADAVIAASGASARTLGIPGEDELMGYGLSTCATCDGAFFRDQKIMVIGGGDAAMEEANFLTKFASTVYLVHRREEFRAEDYWIDRVQEKVDEGEIELMLNTEVTELHGTPEDGVDHVTMVRNPEGHPSDKLDDPETEEFEFDVGAVFYAIGHTPNTEYLEGTGVQMDDEGYVKTKGGDGGGQTATDVEGIFGAGDVVDYHYQQAITAGGMGSKAAIDADDYLENLERAAKAAANEPAAAESDD; this is encoded by the coding sequence ATGTCTGACGACGCTTCTCGCGAGACGGCCGCCACCGACGGCGGCGTCGTCGAGCACCGGAAACTCATCATCGCCGGGACAGGGATCTCGGGGCTGACGGCGGCCATCTACGCCGCCCGCTCGAACAACGAGCCGCTCGTCTTCGAGGGCACGGAACCGGGCGGACAGCTCACCCTGACGACCGAAGTCGACAACTATCCGGGCTTCCCGGAGGGCATCTCGGGTCCCGAACTCGTCAACAACATGAAGACGCAGGCCAAGCGCTTCGGTGCGGAGGTCAAAAACGGCGTCCTCAAGTCCGTCGACGACTCCAGTCGACCGTTCCGCGTCGAACTCACGAACGGCGACGTCTACACGGCCGACGCGGTCATCGCCGCCTCGGGTGCCAGCGCCCGGACGCTCGGCATCCCCGGCGAGGACGAGCTGATGGGCTACGGTCTCTCGACGTGTGCGACCTGTGACGGCGCGTTCTTCCGCGACCAGAAGATCATGGTCATCGGCGGCGGCGACGCCGCGATGGAGGAGGCCAACTTCCTCACCAAGTTCGCGTCGACGGTCTACCTCGTCCACCGCCGCGAGGAGTTCCGCGCCGAGGACTACTGGATCGACCGCGTGCAGGAGAAGGTCGACGAGGGCGAGATCGAACTCATGCTCAACACCGAGGTCACGGAACTCCACGGGACGCCGGAAGACGGCGTCGACCACGTAACGATGGTCCGCAATCCCGAGGGCCACCCGTCGGACAAACTCGACGACCCCGAGACGGAGGAGTTCGAATTCGACGTCGGGGCCGTGTTCTACGCCATCGGCCACACGCCGAACACCGAGTATCTCGAAGGAACGGGCGTTCAAATGGACGACGAGGGCTACGTCAAGACCAAGGGCGGCGACGGCGGCGGCCAGACCGCCACCGACGTCGAGGGTATCTTCGGCGCGGGCGACGTGGTCGACTACCACTACCAGCAAGCTATCACGGCCGGTGGGATGGGTTCGAAGGCCGCCATCGACGCCGACGACTACCTCGAAAACCTCGAACGCGCGGCGAAGGCCGCGGCGAACGAGCCCGCGGCAGCCGAGTCGGACGACTGA
- a CDS encoding DUF357 domain-containing protein has product MPADLAEKTDRYEQMFADALDEAEVVVPPETPLGAAAADVLEMAESYLRDGRHFREAEDLVNALASFSYGYGWLDAGVRMGLFSIPDDSHLFTM; this is encoded by the coding sequence ATGCCTGCGGACCTCGCAGAGAAGACCGACCGCTACGAACAAATGTTCGCCGACGCCCTCGACGAAGCCGAGGTCGTCGTCCCGCCGGAGACACCGCTCGGTGCCGCCGCCGCCGACGTGCTGGAGATGGCCGAATCCTACCTCCGCGACGGCCGACATTTCCGCGAGGCTGAAGACCTCGTCAACGCGCTCGCGTCCTTCTCCTACGGCTACGGCTGGCTCGACGCTGGCGTCCGGATGGGACTCTTCTCGATTCCCGACGACAGCCATCTCTTCACGATGTGA
- the cysS gene encoding cysteine--tRNA ligase, translated as MTLSVTNTLTREREEFRPGDDDDVLLYVCGLTVSDDAHLGHARVWTHADVMHRWLEHEGYTVHHVENFTDVNEKIAARAGEDELGGDEAAVAEHFMTSVMGDMRGLNLKRAEVYPRVSEHVPEIIDLIETLIEKGYAYESNGSVYFDVTEFADYGKLSNQQVDEMEAQGEASERSEKRHASDFALWKAGAVSPHDVEEHRKDGRPVDESQEYGETWESPWSEGRPGWHIECSAMSMAHLGDTIDIHVGGHDLVFPHHENEIAQSEAATGEQFARYWLHTGLLETKGEKMSSSLGNFFTVSGALEEFGVNVVRTFYLSTEYGSKQTFSEAAMQEAEERWSRLDRAYDAAVAACDSLDARSKVEDADLRAAVDATHEQFREAMNDDFNVREAISALLELASASNRHLEDAEEYDYQALRRTVETFEELGGEVFGLTFGDSSAEGDVSLAGDLVELVLDVREEEREAGNYERADALRDALVDLGVEVEDSDDGPTYRL; from the coding sequence ATGACACTGTCCGTGACCAACACGCTCACCAGAGAGCGCGAGGAGTTCAGGCCCGGAGACGACGACGACGTCCTGCTCTACGTCTGTGGCCTGACGGTCTCGGACGACGCCCACCTCGGCCACGCCCGCGTCTGGACCCACGCCGACGTGATGCACCGCTGGCTGGAACACGAGGGCTACACCGTCCACCACGTCGAGAACTTCACCGACGTCAACGAGAAGATCGCCGCCCGTGCTGGCGAGGACGAGCTGGGAGGGGACGAGGCGGCCGTCGCCGAACACTTCATGACGTCGGTGATGGGCGATATGCGCGGACTCAACCTCAAGCGCGCGGAGGTCTACCCCCGCGTCTCCGAGCACGTCCCCGAGATCATCGACCTCATCGAGACGCTCATCGAGAAGGGCTACGCCTACGAGTCCAACGGCTCGGTCTACTTCGACGTCACGGAGTTCGCGGACTACGGCAAGCTCTCGAACCAGCAGGTCGACGAGATGGAGGCGCAGGGCGAGGCCAGCGAACGGAGCGAGAAACGTCACGCCTCGGACTTCGCGCTCTGGAAAGCGGGTGCGGTCTCGCCCCACGACGTCGAAGAACACCGCAAAGACGGCCGCCCGGTCGACGAGAGCCAGGAGTACGGCGAGACGTGGGAGTCGCCGTGGAGCGAGGGGCGGCCCGGTTGGCACATCGAGTGCTCGGCGATGTCGATGGCGCATCTCGGCGACACCATCGACATCCACGTCGGCGGCCACGACCTCGTCTTCCCGCACCACGAGAACGAGATCGCCCAGAGCGAGGCCGCGACGGGCGAGCAGTTCGCGCGCTACTGGCTCCACACCGGTCTCTTGGAGACGAAAGGCGAGAAGATGTCGTCGAGCCTCGGCAACTTCTTCACCGTCTCGGGCGCGCTGGAGGAGTTCGGCGTGAACGTCGTTCGGACGTTCTACCTCTCCACCGAGTACGGTTCGAAACAGACCTTCTCCGAGGCGGCGATGCAGGAGGCCGAGGAGCGGTGGTCGCGGCTGGACCGCGCCTACGACGCCGCCGTCGCCGCCTGCGACAGCCTCGACGCCCGCTCGAAAGTCGAAGACGCGGACCTCCGAGCCGCGGTCGACGCGACCCACGAGCAGTTCCGCGAGGCGATGAACGACGACTTCAACGTCCGCGAGGCCATCTCGGCACTCCTGGAACTCGCCTCAGCGAGCAACCGCCACCTCGAAGACGCCGAGGAGTACGACTATCAGGCCCTCCGCCGGACGGTCGAGACGTTCGAGGAACTCGGCGGCGAGGTCTTCGGCCTGACGTTCGGCGATTCGTCCGCAGAGGGCGACGTCTCGCTCGCGGGCGACCTCGTCGAACTCGTGCTCGACGTCCGCGAGGAGGAGCGCGAGGCGGGCAACTACGAGCGTGCCGACGCGCTCCGCGACGCACTGGTCGACCTCGGCGTCGAGGTCGAAGACAGCGACGATGGGCCGACTTACCGGCTCTGA
- a CDS encoding DUF7523 family protein produces the protein MSLAADARDAVRANPFLLDALRAGVVNHTAAADFLALDGDREAVAAALRRFAADLDDYETSERDVRVTMQSRVGVVSVVDGGEHGESDAADDTDTDPLLTLGGVAVADGDRETAVLATGEVDTAGLRAVLGRLAAADVSVSAAAVAGDTLLVVVGRRDGANALRLVEDALSAVAG, from the coding sequence ATGTCACTCGCTGCCGACGCTCGCGACGCCGTCCGCGCCAATCCCTTCCTGCTCGACGCACTCCGCGCGGGCGTCGTCAACCACACCGCAGCCGCCGACTTTCTGGCCCTCGACGGCGACCGCGAGGCCGTCGCCGCCGCGCTCCGGCGGTTCGCAGCCGACCTCGACGACTACGAGACGAGCGAGCGGGACGTCCGTGTGACCATGCAGAGCCGTGTCGGCGTCGTCAGCGTCGTCGACGGTGGCGAGCACGGCGAGAGCGACGCTGCCGACGACACTGACACCGACCCCCTGCTCACGCTCGGCGGGGTTGCCGTCGCCGACGGCGATAGGGAGACGGCCGTGTTGGCGACGGGCGAGGTCGACACGGCCGGGCTGCGGGCGGTGCTCGGTCGGCTGGCCGCCGCCGACGTCTCGGTCTCGGCGGCCGCCGTCGCCGGTGATACGCTCCTCGTCGTCGTCGGCCGCCGCGACGGCGCGAACGCGCTCCGGCTGGTCGAGGACGCGCTGTCGGCCGTGGCGGGCTGA
- a CDS encoding DMT family transporter: MNSRFATVGLFALLATLWGFSFPAIDIGLRSLDPVLFAAFRYDIAAVLLLAAALARGTDWRPTDRSNLLAVLAGGLFLVAGNGLLFVGQQTVPSGVAAIMQSLGPIVTSLWALAILPQERLSPVGAVGILVGFVGVGLIVRPDPANLLAGDGTGRLLILGQVVSVALGGVLVQRAKPTLGQAALSGWSMLVGGVVLHATSLVLGESLVLPSALQAQVAVLYLGVFATAVAFFIYFTLLEMRGALETSLVAYLVPIVATVAGVFLLGESITPLTVVGFLVVFVGFVLLKREEIANLVSGSPQPAD; encoded by the coding sequence GTGAACTCCCGCTTCGCCACTGTCGGTCTTTTCGCGCTCCTCGCGACCCTCTGGGGCTTCTCGTTTCCCGCCATCGACATCGGGCTGCGGTCGCTCGACCCAGTGCTCTTCGCGGCGTTCCGGTACGACATCGCCGCCGTCCTGCTGCTCGCGGCCGCCCTCGCCCGCGGCACCGACTGGCGGCCGACCGACCGCTCGAACCTTCTTGCTGTTCTCGCTGGCGGCCTCTTTCTCGTTGCCGGCAACGGCCTGCTGTTCGTCGGCCAACAGACCGTCCCCAGTGGTGTTGCGGCCATCATGCAGAGTCTCGGTCCTATCGTGACGAGCCTGTGGGCACTCGCCATCCTGCCCCAAGAACGGCTCTCGCCGGTCGGCGCGGTAGGCATCCTCGTCGGTTTCGTCGGCGTCGGGCTCATCGTGCGGCCCGACCCGGCGAACCTGCTCGCTGGCGACGGTACCGGCCGGCTGCTCATCCTCGGGCAGGTCGTCAGCGTCGCGCTCGGCGGCGTGCTCGTCCAGCGCGCGAAGCCGACGCTCGGGCAGGCCGCCCTCTCGGGCTGGTCGATGCTCGTCGGCGGCGTCGTCCTCCACGCGACGAGTCTCGTTCTCGGCGAGTCGCTCGTCCTCCCGAGCGCGCTGCAAGCACAGGTCGCCGTGCTCTATCTCGGCGTCTTCGCCACCGCCGTCGCCTTCTTCATCTACTTCACGCTCTTGGAGATGCGCGGCGCGCTGGAGACGTCGCTCGTGGCCTACCTCGTCCCCATCGTCGCCACCGTCGCCGGCGTCTTCCTCCTCGGCGAGTCCATCACGCCGCTCACCGTCGTCGGCTTCCTCGTCGTCTTCGTGGGCTTCGTCCTGCTCAAGCGCGAGGAGATCGCGAACCTCGTCTCCGGCAGTCCACAGCCCGCCGACTGA
- a CDS encoding CbiX/SirB N-terminal domain-containing protein yields the protein MSQALVIVAHGSHLNPDSSTPTHAHADTIRATGAFDEVKVGFWKEEPHLREVLRTVESDTVYVVPLFVSEGYFTEQVIPRELRLEGWDVSEWDSDGLSADYTTLTASDTGQQVVYCGPVGTHGSMTDVIVRRAETVTGDPDVGPGFGLAVVGHGTERNENSAKAIEYHADRIAGMDRFDEVRALYMDEEPEVDDVTDFFESEDVVVVPLFIADGFHTQEDIPEDMGLTDDYREGYDVPALVEGHRIWYAGAVGTEPLMADVVLERAADAGADVAAAIETVRERTRSQPAMGD from the coding sequence ATGAGTCAAGCGCTGGTCATCGTCGCCCACGGGTCGCATCTCAACCCGGACTCGTCGACGCCGACACACGCCCACGCGGACACCATCCGCGCCACGGGCGCGTTCGACGAGGTCAAAGTCGGCTTCTGGAAGGAAGAACCGCATCTGCGGGAGGTCCTCCGGACGGTGGAGAGCGACACGGTGTACGTCGTCCCGCTGTTCGTCAGCGAGGGCTACTTCACCGAGCAGGTCATCCCGCGCGAACTCCGCCTCGAGGGCTGGGACGTCTCCGAGTGGGACTCCGACGGCCTCTCGGCCGACTACACGACGCTCACCGCGAGCGACACCGGCCAACAGGTCGTCTACTGCGGCCCGGTCGGCACCCACGGGTCGATGACGGACGTCATCGTCCGCCGCGCCGAGACGGTGACGGGCGACCCCGACGTCGGGCCGGGCTTCGGCCTCGCGGTCGTCGGCCACGGGACCGAGCGCAACGAGAACTCCGCGAAGGCAATCGAGTACCACGCCGACCGTATCGCCGGGATGGACCGCTTCGACGAGGTCCGCGCGCTCTACATGGACGAGGAGCCGGAAGTCGACGACGTGACCGACTTCTTCGAGTCCGAAGACGTCGTCGTCGTCCCCCTCTTCATCGCCGACGGCTTCCACACCCAGGAGGACATCCCCGAGGACATGGGGCTGACCGACGACTACCGCGAGGGCTACGACGTGCCCGCGCTCGTCGAGGGCCACCGCATCTGGTACGCCGGCGCGGTCGGCACGGAGCCGCTGATGGCCGACGTGGTCCTCGAACGCGCCGCCGACGCCGGAGCCGACGTGGCCGCGGCAATCGAGACCGTCCGTGAACGGACCCGGAGCCAGCCCGCAATGGGGGACTAA
- a CDS encoding DR2241 family protein, with product MQATQLAALRDAAEDGPGVQFDGLYVHAGDEDYDRDGGYSFGTPEGEQSGLSQGEFEDAAEQYEAYVTNWYFWTHVVGGSKLKGGVDVGEDHHHRRGFLRWLELADQTETDVPGRYESLREGITHEWGEIRITATLGDEGARVYEIRHVDDAEVAAEELDSYTDPLDLRELVKHDDRGRYRPLRTAPTLQTGWVLTDLDQRQVFEAVDDVIYPATVVNWNLERHGDLDVTHWEETIGRQSGIYGVVKTWNRGEGHEHVDWVAEACCDDSQCIKRREWQYDEDTELAVDGGDGVFPCREPCSLVISASRKWTRLEGEETKTYEFELTESEKEQVEDVIDAVADGRADEIREADIYKGANRYRTRFLRAKRFDEEGNLSGTPTVVDDGHEETNGDAERDAADDADED from the coding sequence ATGCAGGCGACACAGCTCGCGGCACTCCGCGACGCGGCCGAGGACGGCCCAGGCGTCCAGTTCGACGGGCTCTACGTCCACGCGGGCGACGAGGACTACGACCGCGACGGCGGCTACAGCTTCGGGACGCCCGAGGGCGAACAGTCGGGGCTCTCGCAGGGCGAGTTCGAGGACGCGGCCGAACAGTACGAGGCGTACGTCACCAACTGGTACTTCTGGACCCACGTCGTCGGCGGCTCGAAACTGAAAGGCGGCGTCGACGTCGGCGAGGACCACCACCACCGGCGGGGGTTCCTCCGCTGGCTGGAGCTGGCCGACCAGACCGAAACGGACGTGCCGGGGCGCTACGAGTCGCTCCGGGAGGGCATCACCCACGAATGGGGTGAGATTCGCATCACGGCGACGCTTGGCGATGAGGGCGCGCGAGTGTACGAGATTCGTCACGTCGACGACGCGGAGGTAGCCGCCGAAGAACTCGACAGCTACACCGACCCGCTCGACCTCCGCGAGTTGGTCAAACACGACGACCGGGGTCGCTACCGCCCGCTGAGGACCGCCCCGACGCTCCAGACCGGCTGGGTCCTCACCGACCTCGACCAACGGCAGGTCTTCGAGGCCGTCGACGACGTCATCTATCCGGCCACTGTGGTCAACTGGAACCTCGAACGCCACGGCGACCTCGACGTCACCCACTGGGAGGAGACCATCGGCCGCCAGTCGGGCATCTACGGCGTCGTCAAGACGTGGAACCGCGGCGAGGGCCACGAACACGTCGACTGGGTCGCCGAGGCCTGCTGTGACGACTCACAGTGTATCAAACGCCGCGAGTGGCAGTACGACGAGGACACCGAACTCGCTGTCGACGGCGGCGACGGCGTCTTCCCCTGCCGGGAACCCTGCTCGCTCGTCATCTCCGCCTCGCGCAAGTGGACGCGTCTCGAAGGCGAGGAGACGAAGACCTACGAGTTCGAGTTGACCGAGAGCGAGAAAGAGCAGGTCGAAGACGTCATCGACGCGGTCGCCGACGGCCGCGCCGACGAGATCCGTGAGGCGGACATCTACAAGGGCGCGAACCGCTACCGGACGCGGTTCCTCCGCGCCAAGCGGTTCGATGAGGAGGGCAACCTCTCGGGGACGCCGACGGTCGTCGACGACGGACACGAGGAGACGAACGGCGACGCCGAGCGCGACGCGGCCGACGACGCGGACGAGGACTGA
- a CDS encoding DUF7524 family protein, whose amino-acid sequence MSPALTVSLNRDRLHDVSVARSYTTDDAFYVELDNEGEAVHIHLHLDDTLSRVARLEAGNHYVEAGGTAAVRVDVDTARVAEPVSGILRIVTGYGAEEATVEVTVEPYTEENHSVQVDESLGTPRATRHKSEPESVSLADRLGDAPGTGSVPLVVFALFAITLAIAVAVVLNSTAVFIGVGVVIGGVLAALAMQLL is encoded by the coding sequence GTGTCACCAGCGTTGACCGTCTCTCTCAACCGCGACCGACTGCACGACGTCAGCGTCGCGCGGAGTTACACCACGGACGACGCGTTCTACGTCGAACTGGACAACGAGGGCGAAGCCGTCCACATCCATCTGCATCTCGACGACACGCTCTCCAGAGTCGCCCGCCTCGAGGCGGGTAACCACTACGTCGAGGCGGGCGGCACGGCGGCCGTCCGCGTCGACGTCGACACCGCCCGCGTCGCCGAACCCGTCTCCGGGATACTCCGGATCGTCACGGGCTACGGCGCGGAGGAGGCGACCGTCGAGGTGACGGTCGAACCCTACACGGAGGAGAACCACTCGGTACAGGTCGACGAGTCCCTCGGGACGCCGCGCGCGACGCGCCACAAATCCGAACCCGAGTCGGTCTCGCTCGCCGACCGCCTCGGCGACGCGCCCGGGACAGGGAGCGTGCCGCTCGTGGTCTTCGCGCTGTTCGCGATCACGCTCGCGATCGCCGTGGCCGTCGTCCTCAACAGCACGGCCGTCTTCATCGGTGTCGGCGTCGTCATCGGCGGCGTGCTCGCGGCACTCGCCATGCAGCTGTTGTGA
- a CDS encoding methytransferase partner Trm112 produces MKESLMDIICCPMDKHDLDLEIDAQDDDEVLEGTLVCTECGERYPIEDGIPNLLPPDMRD; encoded by the coding sequence ATGAAAGAGTCGCTGATGGACATCATCTGCTGTCCGATGGACAAACACGACCTCGACCTCGAAATCGACGCGCAGGACGACGACGAAGTGCTCGAAGGGACGCTCGTCTGCACGGAGTGCGGCGAGCGCTACCCCATCGAGGACGGCATCCCGAACCTGCTGCCGCCGGATATGCGCGACTAG
- a CDS encoding adenylosuccinate synthase, with translation MTVTIVGSQLGDEGKGALVDLWGGDADIVVRYQGGDNAGHTVVEGGEEYKLSLVPSGAVRDKVGVLGNGCVVNPRTLFDELDTLQEKGLDPDVRVAKRAHVILPYHRRLDGIEEEVKADSGVKVGTTGRGIGPTYEDKAGRRGIRVGDLLDPDVLRERLEYAVDQKRSLIEDVYGLEAGEECDVDALHEEFAAFGERLVENDMVVDCGDFLYERREAGDDVMFEGAQGTLIDIDHGNYPYVTSSNPTAGAAATGSGLGPTVVGQGEVVGIVKAYLSRVGEGPLPTELDGDDHEEELADFIREKGGEFGTVTGRPRRIGWLDIPMLRHAARRSGFTGIAVNHLDVLAGLDEVKVGHAYELDGEELKTMPATTERWAECEPVLKEFETWPEVDWAAVAEEGYDAIPDAAQDYLDYISEEVGAPVYAVGVGPDRTETVELANPFDN, from the coding sequence ATGACCGTAACTATCGTCGGCTCTCAGCTCGGCGACGAGGGCAAGGGTGCACTCGTCGACCTCTGGGGCGGAGACGCCGACATCGTCGTCCGGTATCAGGGCGGCGACAACGCTGGCCACACCGTCGTCGAGGGCGGCGAGGAGTACAAGCTCTCGCTCGTCCCGAGCGGTGCCGTTCGCGACAAGGTCGGAGTTCTCGGCAACGGCTGCGTCGTCAACCCCCGCACGCTCTTCGACGAACTCGACACGCTGCAGGAGAAGGGACTCGACCCCGACGTGCGCGTCGCGAAACGCGCACACGTCATCCTCCCGTACCACCGACGCCTCGACGGCATCGAAGAAGAAGTGAAAGCCGACTCGGGCGTCAAGGTCGGCACGACCGGTCGCGGTATCGGCCCGACCTACGAGGACAAGGCTGGCCGCCGCGGCATCCGCGTCGGCGACCTGCTGGACCCCGACGTGCTCCGTGAGCGACTGGAGTACGCCGTCGACCAGAAACGCTCGCTCATCGAGGACGTCTACGGGCTCGAAGCGGGCGAGGAGTGCGACGTCGACGCCCTCCACGAGGAGTTCGCCGCCTTTGGCGAGCGGCTCGTCGAGAACGACATGGTCGTCGACTGCGGCGACTTCCTCTACGAGCGACGCGAGGCGGGCGACGACGTCATGTTCGAGGGCGCGCAGGGCACGCTCATCGACATCGACCACGGCAACTACCCCTACGTCACCTCCTCGAACCCGACCGCCGGAGCCGCCGCGACCGGCTCCGGTCTCGGTCCGACGGTCGTCGGCCAGGGCGAGGTCGTCGGCATCGTCAAGGCGTATCTCTCGCGCGTCGGCGAAGGGCCGCTGCCGACCGAACTCGACGGCGACGACCACGAGGAAGAGCTGGCGGACTTCATCCGCGAGAAGGGCGGGGAGTTCGGGACCGTCACCGGCCGTCCGCGCCGTATCGGCTGGCTCGACATCCCGATGCTCCGCCACGCCGCCCGCCGGAGCGGCTTCACCGGCATCGCCGTCAACCATCTCGACGTGCTGGCCGGTCTCGACGAGGTCAAAGTCGGCCACGCCTACGAACTCGACGGCGAGGAACTGAAGACGATGCCCGCGACGACCGAACGGTGGGCGGAGTGCGAACCCGTCCTGAAGGAGTTCGAGACCTGGCCCGAGGTCGACTGGGCCGCGGTGGCCGAGGAGGGCTACGACGCCATCCCGGACGCCGCACAGGACTATCTCGACTACATCTCCGAGGAGGTCGGTGCCCCGGTCTACGCCGTCGGCGTCGGCCCGGACCGCACCGAGACGGTCGAACTCGCGAACCCTTTCGACAACTGA